gctgacggtcattactgtgagtggggggctgacggtcattactgggagtggggggggctgacggtcattactgtgagtgggggggctgacggtcattactgtgagtggggggctgacggtcatttctgtgagtggggggctgacggtcattactgggagtggggggctgacggtcattactgggagtggggggctgacggtcattactgtgagtgggggggctgacggtcattactgtgagtgggggggctgacggtcattactgtgagtgggggggctgacggtcattactgggagtggggggctgacggtcattactgggagtggggggctgacggtcattactgtgagtgggggggctgacggtcattactgtgagtgggggggctgacggttattactgtgagtggggggggctgacggtcattactgtgagtgggggggctgacggtcattactgtgagtggggggctgacggtcattactgtgagtggggggctgacggtcattactgtgagtggggggctgacggtcattactgtgtgtggggggctgacggtcattactgtgtgtggggggctgacggtcgttactgtgtgtggggggctgacggtcgttactgggagtggggggctgacggtcgttactgtgagtgggggggctgactgtcgttactgtgagtgggggggctgacggtcgttactgtgagtgggggggctgacggtcgttactgtgagtgggggggctgacggtcattactgtgagtggggggctgacggtcattactgtgagtgggggggctggacggtcattactgtgttggggggctgacggtcattactgggagtggggggctgacggtcattactgtgagtgggggggctggacggtcattactgtgtgtggggggcagacGGTCATTACTggaagtggggggctgacggtcattactgtgagtggggggctgacggtcattactgtgtgtgcgggggctgacggtcattactgtgagtgggggggctgacggtcattactgtgtgtgcggggactgacggtcattactgggagtggggggctgacggtcattactgtgagtgggggggctggactgtcattactgtgtgtggggggctgacggtcattactgggagtggggggctgacggtcattactgggagtggggggctgacggtcattactgtgagtggggggctgacggtcattactgtgagtggggggctgacggtcattactgtgtgtgggggggctgacggtcattactgtgtgtgcgggggctgacggtcattactgtgagtgggggggctgacggtcattactgtgtgtgcgggggctgacggtcattactgtgtgtgcgggggctgacggtcattactgtgagtgggggggctgacggtcattactgtgagggggggctgacggtcattactgtgagtggggggctgacggtaattactgtgagtggggggctgacggtaattactgtgagtggggggctgacggtcattactgtgagtggggggctgacggtcattactgtgagtggggggctgacggtcagtactgtgtgtggggggctgacggttattactgggagtgggggctgacggttattactgtgagtggggggctgacggtcattactgtgtgtgcgggggctgacggtcagtactgtgtgtggggggctgacggttattactgggagtgggggctgacggtcattactgggagtggggggctgacggtcattactgggagtgggggggctgacggtcattactgggagtggggggctgactgtcattactgtgagtggggggctgacggtcttcaagtggtttccgcctctgacctcccatttaaattaataggaggcagaaaaaacctgcggcgctcgtttggtgcttttttgtctgcggtttttgcattcgcttcaacggcttaaaaaaaatgtgggaaaaaaaaaagtcaaacagcgctgtcaattcaaaatctgcctcaaaattcgtaaatgaatttcgaggcagactttttgtttctgccttacaaaaaaacgttgtgtgaacataacctaagagtgTACTTCTTGTTTttcgccattttttgtcgttttgtaaacaatttttggtaggggtgccctgagaattattttttttccctggggtgcctcgagcctgaaaaggttgggaaactctgatgtATACAGTCGTCCTGGTGTATCTGGCAGTTTTCTAGAGTTCAGTGTATAATCATTGATAGATACGGTGACGCTGACATCACGCCGGGCAGCACGTGCGTCCTCATGAattatacaggatacagacaatattattaaagaggagccgtcacttctcctgacgtgtctgtaaggctctgttcacacgcagtgagcaaaaacgtctgaaaatacggagctgttttcaggcgaaaagagctcctgattttcagatgtttttttaaccactcgcgtttttcgctgcgttttttacagccgtttttggagctgttttcacgagtccatgagaaaacggctccaaaaacgtcccaaaaagtgtcctgcacttcttttgacgagccgtcattttgcgcgtcgtattttgacagcgacacgtaaatttAAGGCTCGtgcgaacagaacatcataattcccattgaaagcaatgggcagatgtttgtaggcgtattaggggcgttttttcagccgtaattcgaggcgtaaaatgccagaattaggtctgaaaccactgcgtgtgaacatacccttatagtaaatacctgtattccccatgaaataactattCTGGAGCGTATTTTCTCAGATCTCTggcttgtgccattcctctgtggttcctcctagaaatgtatgtatTAATAGATAACCTGGTGTTGCCATTCTCCTCATCAAAggtcgtgtccctacagtctctctgtcagcactgattggacgttgtcagtttgtgtagggacacacccccaactggtaacacacagctgtcaattcttacatttccaggaggaataacagagaaacggcacaaaGCAGAGAGTCCTAAGAAAAGTTGCGCACTCGACTGAATGTTTCTTCTCCTCGTCTATCGTGTGtgttgattttatacattttcgctgctgcgtgtctagagatcatatggattattagatgttttatttctgtatatttgtactgcattgttgcagctcatcgtcctccagctgcggcctttcatttccatgacgactgctccacttttcctttgctccagttttaaatttcccacctttgtctggattacggattctctgtaaggttctgtgcacacgacctattttcaggcgttttacgcctcgaatcacgcctgaaaagacggctccattacgtctgcaaacatctgcccattgcttgcgggatctgctgcgggtagctcttctgttgccgcattattaaatagatcattgatgtcgctgttctggtaattgatgccacgaggatctattgtattcattgatgcagcgtgcgttaattactgacatccggcaatctcatatcttcaccgtcaatgtcatcactttcttgtcacttgcattggtggcatcagtcagtataaaaccgctcagtttatcctacgtcacctgtcattctgctgaattgtcaccgtctcttatctgcttaactgattgtatgtctctcagcagcgttttacatcatcatgaaaccaccccagaaaagcttgtcccgcaggaagtcggcgcagccgcagaagaaacctgcagctcctcctcaatctccgccaagtaagagaaagttgcaccttgatcatcttatcactctcattatatattttattttaaaaatgaattccagATAACCTCGGGTCGTGTAATACTAGATTGTAATCCGTTTCTCAGCTTTATATCTTAGAGGGTTCGTTTCTATGCAGGTAAAAATCTGTTACTTACCGAAATTTCTGTAGCAcaaggccgccactagggggagcaaactgaggactgatttatataggcacaacaggagctgtatgcatgtgcacaatcgtctccccctagtggtggttgcaggaagcacgttactatatggctctgggaagggaatctgagaacacagctcacacccatgaagatatattatgaaatgagggATCTAAGAATTTCCAACCTGCAGTCCGACCGCTCTATTCATTCCCTATGGGATCGACGGAAAGAGTCAAGTTTGACTGCTCCTTGCCCAATtatgcactctgccgtgagcggctccgcgcaggcaggcgcgatgttgtgacgtcaatttctgagccttttttctactccatttatgcagcgtgtggatgagacgtgttttatctcatccactttgctgctactgtattatgctgccgatttttccgcattataatacaggtatacgccgtatttacgcaatgtgtgaactgactaaCCCCTCCACCCACCCCCCCCGCCAGTCCCCGCAAAAATGTTCTTGCATCAAACCGGTCCTCGGTGCAAaataggttggggaccactgccatagagaatgacttgagtgaccaccactctgggacccgcactcgttaacaacccgcagcgatccggcatttatcacctatcttgtggataggtgaaaaattattttcgtggtacaacccctttaatcaggtatcaatgggacttgatggaccccaaattatcagtcatagaaaagtatctaaaatttgaacgtccacatttatatcctttttaggtccaacattctgtgctgattaatttcttaatgtcgTTTTACAGCAGTGTGAGCACAGTTTTCTGAAACGGAGCTCTAAATCTCCTGCGTAGACAGTTACATGGTATAATTttgtctccctgcagccaccactagagggagctcactgcatactgttttgttaccaagttcaatgtacaaccatatacaatgagctccctctagtggtggctgcaggtagcatgttatgttttaaatctgtttacctgatgttccttgggggacattaaggtaataggccatgttcacacagggcagatacgcggcgtaaaagtacacagcgtattggccctgggcaccggaggtaattctggctgaaaaactgccgtttttcggctggaatgtccatagaaggtagaaaaaaacccatacttacccgtagccatggtgacgtgtccctctgatgttatgcagcagtcatatgggatgagacatcatccctggaggccgggttgaacgcaggagcagagagatctgggtaagtttggcgggtttttttcggctgcgtctggatgagatttgtttgaatctcctccactcttctgcttctgtattacgctgtggagtttccgcaatgaaatccgttgcagaaaatccgccgtgTTTACGTTACGTGTGAACACGCccagacagtgaatttccatgtagcgggagattcattttcagctgtgattatggatttctttcttacaggtagaggggaaacaagtcacagaccgagcacacaacgaagaagacgctaccgcccaggagcccgtgcactgatggaaataagaaagtaccaaaaatcaaccaatctgctcattcagaaaaccccgtttttccgcctggtgagtggatgtgtcctctgcggctgctcctctttattgtcagtgatattccccttttattcttgcaggtgagagagatctgcctgaagtattcccgcggcgtgttttactactggcaaagcaccgcacttatggcgctacaagaggtcagtatctcatacaatgcactgtccatgtaattcatgggtcaaccagagagggagctgctctttgcagtggttcactactcagcccccgccccctctaacacatccatatgccctagcgggacatttgcataggggttgtgatgcattgtgggagttccagaggccaggagcccccccccccccaccatcactctagctaacagctcataaaagtgaaatctgatcagtccttcgagctgtgtagtaaattataccgggagtgctgtcactttaagagggactaatgctcttctgtatccacagtcagctgaggccttcctcgtgagtctctttgaagattcttacctcttcagtcaccaggccaataggggcactctctttgtgaaggacatgcagctcgcacggagaatccgaggcatcccgtatgaactgtgataacgctgccgttttatctctcaagatttgatgaagaatgatcacgtgtaaatagttttatgttaatggagaaaatctattgggaaatacaagttttaccattgcataaaagatccagtttggaagagtaaaccggctttagcgccccctcctgacactggttacagtggaggttttttctttgttttatctgttcatgggaaagttgttacaaccaatatggctgccgctgCAGTTTGCAGGGTGGTAGTGCAGTCGTTTTTCTGTCCAGCTATGTAATGGGTTGTAGGGGTCCAGGATGTAGCACAGAAAATGACCACAAGGCGG
Above is a window of Rhinoderma darwinii isolate aRhiDar2 unplaced genomic scaffold, aRhiDar2.hap1 Scaffold_538, whole genome shotgun sequence DNA encoding:
- the LOC142722912 gene encoding histone H3-like centromeric protein A, which produces MKPPQKSLSRRKSAQPQKKPAAPPQSPPSRGETSHRPSTQRRRRYRPGARALMEIRKYQKSTNLLIQKTPFFRLVREICLKYSRGVFYYWQSTALMALQESAEAFLVSLFEDSYLFSHQANRGTLFVKDMQLARRIRGIPYEL